The DNA sequence CAAAGTCCCGGCCGGCTTGGATGTTTGATTATCGCGCAATTTTTTAGTCCAGCGTTACTATCCGAAAGCGAGACGTGTCTGCCCTTTCTCAGGCTTACCCCGGCTGCTACGACCCGGTCTGCCACGGGCGCTGGAAGATCCCGTGTTATTGGACGGGCGTGCTGTCTGTTGGGATCTCATGgcttcttgtctttcttgtctttccagatcctTGGCAAAATGCCAGTCATCGTGTTCATCCCTTTCAGCTTCCGGTAGTGTTTTTTCGCAACGACTACAAGTATAGAATCTCAGCGCGACTTCTGTTATTTGAGGATTACACGAGGCATCAGACAGAAGGATGTTCTCGCTGTTCCCTTCTACGCTCGTCGCCGGTGTCTCCAATATAGCCTCGCTAGGCTGGGGTTTCGTGTTGACCCCGAGAGactggttgaagaagcgtTTTATACCATCGTCTTCGACTTTCCTCCGTTTCTCGCTCAGTTGTAACATTTCCGGCAAGTCATCCGTAAGACGGTCCTTCGCAGGGTGGCCAATATTTTTAGCCTGGTCTCCTCGGAGTAGAAAAGAATCTATTGCTTTATTATTGCCAACCCCATCCTCAAATCCACCGACACTCATTGACAAGTTTGCACAAGGCCAGGCGCATCCGTCACCGATGACCTGTCGAAGCAATGTCCTCCCAATATCGAAGAGTAATGTTTCGTTGATCGGTGTCGACCCAGGAATGGGGCTTTGACGAGAGCGAACTTGTGCACCTTGCCTATGATGCAGGGCGAGGGTCTTTGGACGGCGTCGGTGCTCAAGTACACCATCTTCCACGAGACGGCCATAGATGTCGGCGGCAAAAATCCGCAACCACCGTTCCGCCTGCTCGACGGAGTTGATACTCGGTCTGAAAGACTTGGCGGAGAGCATGGACTTGATTTGCGTCCTGGGGTTCACTTCACTTTTATCCTCGCCGCGGATGATTCCATAAAGCCAGTTAGcagtatcatcatccagcttggcCCGGAACTGCTCCAGCGTAACCTGTAAAAGATCGCTAACTTGTTCGGTTCCAAACAGAGCAGTGACCTGATCACCCAGCTTACCCCCAAGCATTCGTATCTTGGTAAACTTGAAGCCACCAAGGAAGGTCTGGATGGCGCGATTGCGAACAATGGTCTGTTTGTTAGGTTTGTTGCTAGAGCTCCCCAACTTTGCcatcatcttgttcttcgcTATACCTGCGGAACACGTATAACTCAGATTATCCCAAACCACCGTGCGAACCGCTCGGACAATATCTGACCCAATAAGCATCGCCACATCATCCCAATCAGGATCATCCACCTCTGTCTCGTTCTCGTCTAGGTCCACTAGACAATCGCCCTGGTTCCATTCCAGTGCCGTTGTAGGGGGACGAGGTAATGATGCGACACGATCGTCGCCATCCGGCCCATTTCGTAGTTCCGGATACCGGCGAAGCAAAACACCATAAACCAGCGGGGACAGATCGATGAAAACTTCATCAACGCTAGCTTTCTCAACACTAGCCTGTTGTATCTGAGCGTGTGGTCCCAGCCCTCGTTCCTCATCAACCAGGTCCGTATACCATCTCGACAATTCCTCCTTCATTGTTTTCAGAATCTTGCGTGATTCCGCCCGATACGGATCCAAACACACTTTATCCGTATTCATGCGCTTGTAAGAATCCTCCCTATACGCCCATTTCCCACCCTCACCTTCTCGGAAGGTCGCAACATGCTGTAGAACAATTTCTGGACAAAGTTTCCTAGCTTCCTTCGcggatatcatcctcgttaTCCCGAACGCCCGAGCAGGGTAGTTGATCGCGATCAGCGAGTCCCACTGGCGTACAGCGAGGGGTATCTCCCTCGGCGTCTGAAGACGCACCATCTCACATTGTGCGTAGAATGCATCCAGATCGACATGGGCAATCACTCGGAGCGGCGAGGCCGTCGAACTCTGGCGTAGGAGCTGCAGTTGGCGGTAGGTGTATCGGGAATGGTTCTTCACGGGGTGGCTCGGGGAGGAGGGCGATGCGACGAACGGGTCTGGGGACGAGCGCGACATGTCGATATCGATGATTCTAGCGTCATGCTGGCTTTAATGGCGGGACGTGGTAAATCGGGACTGTGGCATCCCGGTTTGTGAACGCGTGCAGTCTCTGTTGTCCGAACCATACTCTATGTcgagatgaagatcatcgccTAAATTCGGACTCATCCGCCGACCGTATGGGTAGCCAATTGGGAGCCACTGATCAATACTAATTTAGGTTAGCGTGCGATTCGACATGGCCCACACGAGGTACCTAGTATTCAATTCCTACTTATGTTCATAAAAgacgtacggagtatatgttCATAGTAAAAGTGACAAGATCTCGGTAGAGAAGAGCACTAGACTCAGTGATAACTAGTTTCCTACATTGCTGTTGTTCAAGCTGGGCTCTTGAAGCTCCTCTCAAATCAAGTCGGGTTTCCtccgtactactactaaCTTTTGTAAGCtgatttatatatt is a window from the Aspergillus oryzae RIB40 DNA, chromosome 6 genome containing:
- a CDS encoding DNA-directed DNA polymerase eta (DNA polymerase iota/DNA damage inducible protein), coding for MSRSSPDPFVASPSSPSHPVKNHSRYTYRQLQLLRQSSTASPLRVIAHVDLDAFYAQCEMVRLQTPREIPLAVRQWDSLIAINYPARAFGITRMISAKEARKLCPEIVLQHVATFREGEGGKWAYREDSYKRMNTDKVCLDPYRAESRKILKTMKEELSRWYTDLVDEERGLGPHAQIQQASVEKASVDEVFIDLSPLVYGVLLRRYPELRNGPDGDDRVASLPRPPTTALEWNQGDCLVDLDENETEVDDPDWDDVAMLIGSDIVRAVRTVVWDNLSYTCSAGIAKNKMMAKLGSSSNKPNKQTIVRNRAIQTFLGGFKFTKIRMLGGKLGDQVTALFGTEQVSDLLQVTLEQFRAKLDDDTANWLYGIIRGEDKSEVNPRTQIKSMLSAKSFRPSINSVEQAERWLRIFAADIYGRLVEDGVLEHRRRPKTLALHHRQGAQVRSRQSPIPGSTPINETLLFDIGRTLLRQVIGDGCAWPCANLSMSVGGFEDGVGNNKAIDSFLLRGDQAKNIGHPAKDRLTDDLPEMLQLSEKRRKVEDDGIKRFFNQSLGVNTKPQPSEAILETPATSVEGNSENILLSDASCNPQITEVALRFYTCSRCEKTLPEAERDEHDDWHFAKDLERQERQEAMRSQQTARPSNNTGSSSARGRPGRSSRGKPEKGQTRLAFG